One region of Mucilaginibacter gotjawali genomic DNA includes:
- a CDS encoding ABC transporter permease — MFKNYLTISLRNLNRRRGYALLNIFGLAIGITCCLIIFQYVAFEKSYEKFNKAAKDIVRIRLDSYQQGKLAYKSATSYPAIGPTAKKELPDVEDFCRLYNVQQLLVNEQKNVKFNELKGYYADPSAVDMLGINMVKGNPKEVLNAVDKMIISESFAKKYFGDSSPVGKTLVSKDPHFTEAYQITGIYKDYPRNSHLVIDYIISYATFGKIRRLEGDTQNSTETGWRWYDFYTYLKLRPGTDVKKFDAKLGPFCDAHVNIEKGHKANNVRDELHVIPLTDIHLYSNANQEAEVNGNGQVVSFLFLIGIFIILIAWVNYINLATARSVERAKEVGVRKVLGAGRSSLIRQFLAESFLLNFISLIIAFFAAYLLTPAFNHFVGREITTGFVLPWDYLTGFLALFFGGSFLAGIYPAFVLSGYQPVKVLKGSFKNTSSGVLLRKTLITGQFVTSVVLVAGTIIVYQQVSYMRSQKLGTNINQTLVIQGATSLRDSVYSKAFQPFKQDLLNVTGVKNVTASSNVMGQEIYWTRGIKSAAPNASEVTLYNLGVDYDFIPSFGIEMKAGRNFSKEFATDKKAVLLNEDAAKLLGFKDAKSAINQKVIPRDTLTVIGVVANFHQEGLRKSVQPIIILLEPNTRDFYSVKVGTNNISATIASIRSIWDKNFPSDPFNYTFLDESFNHQYQSDELFGKIFNIFALLAILIACFGLAGLSAYNILQRRKEIGIRKVIGASVQQLLALLVNDFLRLVVIAFVISIPVTWLLMSQWLQGFAYRINISWLVFAAAGTVITIIVIATISFQAIKAATANPVKSLRTE; from the coding sequence ATGTTCAAAAACTATTTAACCATCTCATTACGAAACCTTAACAGGCGCAGAGGTTATGCGCTGTTAAATATTTTCGGCCTGGCAATTGGTATTACCTGCTGCCTGATTATTTTTCAATATGTGGCTTTTGAAAAAAGCTATGAAAAATTCAATAAGGCTGCCAAAGATATTGTAAGAATCCGTTTAGATAGTTACCAGCAGGGTAAGCTTGCCTATAAATCGGCGACCAGCTATCCGGCAATTGGCCCAACAGCAAAAAAAGAATTGCCTGATGTGGAAGATTTTTGCCGTTTGTACAACGTGCAACAGTTATTGGTAAATGAACAAAAAAATGTAAAGTTCAACGAGTTGAAAGGCTACTATGCCGACCCTTCGGCAGTTGATATGCTTGGGATTAATATGGTAAAAGGCAACCCGAAAGAGGTGCTCAATGCCGTCGATAAAATGATCATCTCCGAATCATTCGCAAAAAAGTACTTTGGAGACAGCAGCCCGGTCGGCAAAACGCTGGTATCGAAAGACCCGCATTTTACAGAGGCATACCAGATTACCGGTATTTATAAAGATTACCCCCGCAACTCCCATCTTGTGATCGATTATATTATTTCCTACGCAACGTTTGGTAAGATCAGGCGGCTGGAAGGCGATACCCAAAACTCAACAGAGACCGGGTGGAGATGGTATGATTTTTACACCTATCTTAAACTCAGACCCGGCACCGACGTGAAAAAGTTTGATGCAAAGCTAGGGCCTTTTTGCGATGCGCATGTGAATATCGAAAAGGGACATAAAGCAAACAATGTCAGGGATGAACTGCACGTAATCCCGCTCACTGATATCCATTTATATTCCAATGCCAACCAGGAGGCCGAGGTGAACGGCAATGGCCAGGTGGTTTCTTTTCTTTTTTTGATCGGTATTTTTATTATCCTTATTGCCTGGGTAAATTATATCAATCTTGCCACTGCGCGGTCGGTTGAAAGGGCTAAAGAGGTTGGGGTTCGTAAAGTGCTTGGCGCCGGCCGTTCGTCGTTGATCAGGCAATTTTTGGCCGAGAGTTTTTTGCTCAATTTCATTTCGCTGATAATTGCTTTTTTTGCCGCGTACTTGCTTACGCCTGCATTCAACCATTTTGTGGGCCGAGAAATCACCACGGGTTTCGTCTTGCCCTGGGATTATTTAACCGGTTTTTTAGCGTTGTTTTTTGGAGGAAGTTTTTTAGCGGGGATCTACCCTGCCTTTGTGTTATCTGGATACCAGCCCGTAAAAGTGTTAAAGGGTAGTTTTAAGAACACCAGCAGCGGTGTACTACTGCGGAAGACGCTGATTACAGGGCAGTTTGTCACCTCGGTAGTGCTGGTTGCAGGTACTATTATCGTATATCAGCAGGTAAGCTATATGCGCAGCCAGAAGCTGGGTACAAACATCAATCAAACCCTGGTTATTCAAGGGGCCACATCACTTCGTGATAGCGTATATTCAAAAGCTTTTCAACCTTTTAAACAGGACTTGCTGAATGTCACAGGTGTAAAAAATGTAACCGCCTCATCAAACGTAATGGGCCAGGAAATTTACTGGACAAGGGGAATAAAAAGCGCCGCGCCGAATGCGTCCGAAGTTACGCTTTACAATTTAGGGGTCGACTATGATTTTATCCCTTCATTCGGGATTGAAATGAAGGCCGGCCGCAATTTTTCAAAGGAATTTGCCACTGATAAAAAAGCCGTATTGTTAAATGAAGATGCGGCAAAACTCCTGGGTTTTAAGGATGCCAAAAGTGCGATCAACCAAAAAGTTATCCCACGCGATACATTAACAGTTATTGGCGTGGTCGCTAATTTCCACCAGGAAGGCTTAAGAAAAAGTGTTCAACCAATAATCATTTTATTGGAGCCAAACACCCGCGATTTTTACTCTGTCAAGGTTGGAACTAACAATATCAGCGCTACCATTGCATCGATTAGAAGTATATGGGATAAGAATTTCCCATCCGATCCATTTAATTATACTTTTCTGGATGAATCTTTTAACCATCAATATCAATCGGATGAGCTATTCGGAAAAATCTTTAACATTTTTGCCCTGCTCGCCATCCTTATTGCTTGCTTTGGACTTGCAGGCTTATCTGCCTATAATATTTTACAAAGAAGAAAAGAAATAGGGATCCGGAAAGTGATCGGCGCATCTGTTCAGCAGCTGCTGGCTTTGCTGGTAAACGATTTTTTGCGTTTGGTGGTGATTGCCTTTGTGATTTCCATACCAGTTACCTGGCTGTTGATGAGCCAGTGGCTGCAGGGTTTTGCTTACCGTATCAACATCAGCTGGCTTGTGTTTGCAGCGGCCGGCACTGTGATAACCATTATTGTAATTGCAACGATAAGTTTCCAGGCGATAAAAGCGGCTACCGCCAACCCGGTGAAGAGTTTGAGAACGGAGTAG
- a CDS encoding dienelactone hydrolase family protein produces MEKYVSLKVEDGTDMEAYTAIPADAAGRNAPGLILLQEAFGVNHHIRDVADRFAAQGFVVVAPELFHRTAPPYFEGNYADFPSLMPHMNGLTIEGNQADVKAAYYFLKHHELVNPANIFSIGYCMGGRVSFLANATVPLSAGVTYYGGNIKILADKAADVSGRHLFFWGGLDKHIGQDQIDLITGELDKAGKAYTNVKFSYADHAFACDERPAYNEQATKEAWAMTLAFFRNNMK; encoded by the coding sequence ATGGAAAAATATGTAAGCCTGAAAGTTGAAGATGGCACCGATATGGAAGCCTACACCGCAATACCTGCGGATGCCGCAGGCCGGAATGCACCCGGACTGATATTATTACAGGAAGCTTTTGGCGTTAATCACCATATTAGGGACGTTGCCGATCGTTTTGCAGCGCAGGGTTTTGTTGTTGTTGCGCCTGAGTTATTTCACCGTACTGCGCCGCCATATTTTGAGGGTAATTATGCTGACTTTCCATCGCTGATGCCGCATATGAATGGTTTGACGATTGAAGGCAACCAGGCAGATGTGAAAGCCGCTTATTATTTTCTGAAGCATCACGAACTGGTAAACCCGGCAAATATTTTCAGCATAGGCTATTGCATGGGCGGCAGGGTTTCGTTTTTGGCTAATGCAACAGTGCCGCTTAGCGCCGGCGTAACTTATTATGGCGGCAATATTAAAATCCTGGCGGATAAAGCGGCCGATGTGAGCGGCCGGCATTTATTCTTTTGGGGCGGGCTGGATAAACATATTGGCCAGGACCAAATCGATCTCATTACCGGCGAATTGGATAAAGCCGGGAAAGCATATACCAATGTGAAATTTTCTTATGCCGATCATGCTTTTGCCTGCGATGAAAGGCCTGCTTATAACGAACAAGCTACTAAAGAAGCCTGGGCCATGACGCTGGCTTTTTTCAGGAATAATATGAAATAA